aaagtcaggagttcaaataagttttcaaaaatgaaatccctttgtaacagacgagtttccggatgaaatcctgatactttgaaagggattgtctgttttgtacacgaagtgcatccactttttgccgtaaccctctcaactttcttgcacatgcactagtaggaaaaggggcttttaccccggttcataagggcctttagtcccggttctggaaccgggactaaagggtcgttactaatgccctagccctttagtcccggttcttacacgaaccgggactaaaggccgtccacgtggccggtgcggggagcccaggcaggagggcctttggtcccggttggtgccaccaaccgggaccaataggcatccacgcgtcagcacctggcaggagctgaggtttttgttttttttgaaagggggtggtttaggggttttggggggttaatttaggtgtttcatatattgtgttagctagctaattaatagagagaagtgtcccctcttatctccgtgctttgtcgacgctacgtactatatacgtatggagaggagtagacacgctagctagtaatcaaatgaaggaaacagaagatcgtcatgaacatatatatatgcatacagagagaagtgatatcgaccacctctccttctccgagatattggtcgaacaacaagttctcgtatatctatccgacactaccggctacatatatacaataattatctcttacaatacaatctcccaattatattgtaggaacacagggtccacatagtattctccgttttcagcgatcacgtggtcaaggaagaatgccgccaattcctcttgaattcctcgcatacgatctggtgctaggagttgatcccgcttccgaaaaatctaatttgaagaagggggtcaatacatatatatatgaataaatgaaactcaacacaaatgatggtaataaaataaaattgtgaatattattgcttacgcacttcatattgttcttcagtgtagccccgctcacaggtatggtagcggatggactcgcaaatgtagtatccacagtaattattcccgggttgctgccacaaccactttacaagaaatagagttcaatcaaactgataagcaagcatgctaaatggtattgatcaaactagcgcttgaatcactaggagatgtgcggaacatgctactatagtacttactttcgggtgtctaaattgcagctggttcggcagtcccggggcttttgaggtgaattttctccaaaccctgccagacaaagaaaacaattacttgatatcaggaaatgaacaaagttgctgatatggtggataatgatcgatttaacttacttctggagcatttgagtcatgttcgcatagtcctggggatcttttcgtctcgagtctaagacggttactactcccggctcaagcttaatctctaggagaatatagtggaagctgcgcatgcatgcataagtcatcaattacattaccataacctggactaataaagggaaaccgaatatgcagaagacagtaacactcacttgaagttgtaaggaaagagtattatatctttgttttgatttattaccaacgattgtagcaagttggcctcggtatctttggcatgaaatttaacctgataatcatctatgagatttgtgttaatgaacccaatatcaccgatttgtcttttcttcaattcggcgatcttcaatctgcataatttagtgaggataagtataaatacatgcaatgaaagagctgacctatatagagagacttaatgacagaagtagtactacttacagacagtagcaagtgatcgttgttttatcgagggactttagattgtaaaactggaagaaatcctcaaatggaacattcagcagttcaattccaacgaggtcatgctccggtttaactctcagcgttaaagtactcatcccatcagactctctgcaggttttcatgtaccaatcatgtagtcttcgcatcatcgtgcttagagatttgacatcttggacgagaggcttcccgtaatggtatttgtgttcgtccacctccatgatttcataatgtacatcgtcgggcaggtaatctccaagatcggtataaccgggcaccatacccggatcattagcgacgatgtcttttgacaccttgagcggggggcacgattggttctcttgttcgccgagctgggcaatttttttcccagctcgtcgttctt
This sequence is a window from Aegilops tauschii subsp. strangulata cultivar AL8/78 chromosome 7, Aet v6.0, whole genome shotgun sequence. Protein-coding genes within it:
- the LOC141026452 gene encoding uncharacterized protein, whose protein sequence is MKERRAGKKIAQLGEQENQSCPPLKVSKDIVANDPGMVPGYTDLGDYLPDDVHYEIMEVDEHKYHYGKPLVQDVKSLSTMMRRLHDWYMKTCRESDGMSTLTLRVKPEHDLVGIELLNVPFEDFFQFYNLKSLDKTTITCYCLLKIAELKKRQIGDIGFINTNLIDDYQVKFHAKDTEANLLQSLVINQNKDIILFPYNFNFHYILLEIKLEPGVVTVLDSRRKDPQDYANMTQMLQKVWRKFTSKAPGLPNQLQFRHPKWLWQQPGNNYCGYYICESIRYHTCERGYTEEQYEIFRKRDQLLAPDRMRGIQEELAAFFLDHVIAENGEYYVDPVFLQYNWEIVL